The nucleotide window TCGTCcgggttgccgccgccgcctgctggAAGGTCCACGCCTCGGGCAAGGCGCACAGGTGGCACGACACCATGTGCTCCGACGACCCGGGCACGGTCATCATCCGCACCGAAGGGGTCAACGTCATCTCGGGgttcgacctcgccgcgggCACCAGGGAGTTGAGGCGTCTCGTAAgggacgatggcgacgacgagtgGCTCTCTGCGTCGACCTCGCTCGGGCTGTTGAGCGTCATCGTGAGGATGAAGTTCAAGATCTACCCC belongs to Colletotrichum higginsianum IMI 349063 chromosome 5, whole genome shotgun sequence and includes:
- a CDS encoding FAD/FMN-containing dehydrogenase, producing MLSLRPLRLLAALALSGTVGAEPYNTFDGPGFPACHDVAAVHDARSVDEIQSIVRVAAAACWKVHASGKAHRWHDTMCSDDPGTVIIRTEGVNVISGFDLAAGTRELRRLVRDDGDDEWLSASTSLGLLSVIVRMKFKIYPDSKVYVDQKR